A segment of the Crassostrea angulata isolate pt1a10 chromosome 10, ASM2561291v2, whole genome shotgun sequence genome:
GCACCACCAAGCTTCAAGGGtaataaactttataattaAGAGCCAACTACTTTTTTTTGTAATGATctaaataattttcttcaaagAAAAGTCATGAATATGTGGGAATTtaggtaaaataaaaaattgcaagaaaaaaaaattaacaatttaatatATCGATAGTTTTTATGATATCTTGAACCTCATTTTGCATAATATTTAACATGCCCAATTGAATATAGTAAAACTCGTCATAGTACGAACACAGATAtagcaaaatataatatataacaagTGTTATGAAGTCCCTGACGAAGTGATTATTTTACTTTTCGGTAGCGAAATCATCGTATTGATCTCAAAACTAGCTATACCGGGTaattgtacatttgtataattacagtatatacatgtaaatgtatttgataatttttgcttGAACAGACATCTGTGATATTTGACATTAATCTGGATGGTGAATCAGATGGATTTGTCCGCTATCACCATCCCGTGGTGTCTCCACTACCCATCAGGCCTTTCAGACTTATGCTTCCTTGTAAGTGTACTGTTTTATTTAGAACAATTAATCCAGACTTacacataaaatattatatgtttacATATGTAAATGTGTTCTACTGATATTTAAGTTTGCCAAGGGGATCTGATGCATATTTTCTATAACTTTacttgtaagtttaagaaatttatattttccaagGGGTGGGGGTTCAGACTCtctcgaccccccccccccccccccctcacttttAGATCTACccatgattatatattgattttatattagaATTCAATCTACTGGtacataatttgaatttcagttacatttgtatttaatttgcataattttacattttagcaCTGGGTATTCAAGGTGGCCAGACAAAAATGGAATACAACTGTGAACTTTGTATCCTATCAACTAATATCTAAACACCTTTGTAATTagaatttaaatattatgtatCATGTAAATCTGTGGTCACCATACCCAGTATTGAATAAAAGATGTGAGCAGAAAAAATCCTTAGCCTTGAAACCAGATTCTGCAAACTGGGTTGTTTTTCAGCCAAATGTTATCATTGATGCAAAATTAGGTAAGAAATGtcattgaattatttttccTCTGTACATGTCTGTTACCCTTAGCATATGTTCACCTTAGAGTTACTCAAAATATCAAGCAGATGATATTTTCTTTGTTCTTATTTTCAGGATGTTCATGGTACGTGGAACTGAAGTTGGAGCCCATTGTTACAATGATTCCAGATAAGGTACACCATATAACAAttacaaaatgaatattttaaaagaaatgactTTACCACACTGAAGTGTTTCATTCCACCATGAACATACCTGATATCAGGAATGGACATCCAGGGACCACTAGCTAAGCTGACAACCTTTGACTTTTTGATATCCAGTGACCTTCAAGTTGATATCTAGTTTGCATGCCAGGAAAtagtcatgttttttttatctttaaatgacAAGTTACTTATAAAACTGTATGAATTTATACTAACCAGagtaattttaatttcagcatGTGTTGGCAAAGTTCCTGCTGGCCAGGGATGACAGTAAGCGGGTGATCCTAAACGTCTGTCGTAGCATGCTATCCTCCGAGAGCCAGGCCACCTTGTCGACCATCTCTAAGGTGCTGGACATGTTGAACAAGGTGTACCAGGACTATCTCAACTCAGAGATCCATGTGCTAGTAAGTGTAATTCAATGCCTACAAATTACAACATCACAGGGCAAAAGTATTTAGGGTGAGGGGGCTTctattttcaagaaaatctttgaagatttttaaaaaagtaattttcataaagatgaGTTGAAAAACAATACCAGAAAACCTATGCTGATTCCAATAAATTGGTTTttataaaggaaaataaatgCAGTTGATGCAGTTTATTTGTTTGATGTTTATGTAGGCTGGTGATCCACCCTCCAAGCCTGACCCTGCCATGAAGGTGGTGATTGACCAGTCGGATATGTACACCCATGTCTTCTCGGTGTTTGAGGACAACAAGGTATGTCTCAGTGATTATGGCCATAGTCTATTCTGGTTCAGACTAAGTAAATAAGAGTAATAATGTAGCCCTCCTTTAATGGTTTGCTTACATATCTCTGATTCTTACTGTTCTGACATTTAAGGCACcctaatgataataaaaaatcttGCCCAACCAGAAAAGTGATCAAGGGTAAAAATAAAGCCCTCCTTTGATTTTCACTTTCATAgtatgtatttgatttttatcaatcTGACATTTCTCTGAGGGGGGCTATTGGGGAAACTAGATAATAAAAGTCAGTACCGTAATCAGTTCTTTAAAAACATCTAGTAAAAAATTCCCAGGTATTTTAACAATAACATCTTCAGAGCCTTAAGTCATTTTGGCATATGCTTACTGACCTTTGGCCAACTTTTTCTTGTTCTGGTGaatattagtacatgtaattcatgcTCTGCTCCGATAGGCTCTTTCACACTTTCCTTGAAGAATTCTCACAAATTCTGTTTTTGCTTAACCATGGGGCTAACAACAGCagcatgtttttaaaacattaatgttGTTTTCCTAGCTTTAAAAACTGAATAGTTTTGCTTTCTTATTagtgaatgaaaaataattaatatttttggaaaCAAAAAAAGTTCAATGTCCAAGTTGGCCCACAGTCAATAAGGGTTAGTAAGACCGACTGTGGGTTTACAATGATGGTTTGCGTTATCTTTCCAAACTGTGAAATCCGGCCCTAATGTTTGTAATGTAGTAATTCTAGCTACACTGTACCTTACTTTTACCATCAcagaatcaattttattttggtgtaaattttgattttttttttcagagtatAAAGTATAAATTTATGGTGGCTGTACTTATTGAGTACATCAGATCTCTGAGTGAAAACAACATCACTGTCCAAGTAAGATATTGCCTTAGAATAgttttaataattgttttattcattatgTGTATGTTTACAGATACCAAATTATTTGGGACACAGGCCTACACAGTTTCGTTGTCATCCTAaattctaagaaaaaaaattacacggTATCATCATGTTGAGTTCCAGTGCTGTAAACCTGAAATAGCCATATAGTGTTAGATACCTTTGTATTTCAGCATTACTTGTATGAATTGATCATCAACATCCTAGTCCATAATAACTGCTTCTACCAGCTTCACCAGTTTCTTCAGTATCATGTCCTACAGGACTCTAAACCTCTGGTAAGAATGAATATCTATATAGTGTATCTTAATATTTGAAAGGAAATGCCTTTTTATTAAATAAGGACAAAATTTGAAGATGACACATGTAGAAAGAGGAGATTGTTATtctgtaaaattttacaaaacaatcaTTGATTGGAAGCTctaaaaaacaatgtttttgtAATAGGTGGTTTTAGCTTAAGGAAAAATACATCTcatctcatatacatgtaagattgtTTATGGTGTAAGCTTTACTTAATGCAGGATACATGTGTAATGTTCACACCTTTAAAAGTCTGACAACCGTATAATATTGACACATTATTTGTATTTTCCCTGCACAGGCTTGCCTAATGTTGTCACTTGAGAGTGTGTACCCCCCTGCTCATCAACTAGCTCTGGACATGCTAAAGGTAGAGTATAACCATGAGGTCAATGTCAAATGAATATGAAAAGGTCAATAAAGTCAAGGTCAAAATCTGTCCCAATATTTCCAAGGTCACACTCCACAGCATAGTGTTCAATAAACATCTTGTACTAATCttggaactacatgtattttttagtCAGACTGACTTTATTTTCTAGCTTATCATTGAAGTAATAGTGAATATGTAAATGAAATCTTcatattttccaaatttttcaGTCATCAAATATGTAGTACATACAGTATGCTGtttttatttaccaaaaaattcaCTAGAATGATTctggttttaaaaattcataatttacaaTCTAGATATTCCAGCTTTTCTGTTTTTGCAATGTTTGTAAAATTTAGATGGTTTTCATTCGAACAGAGATTGTCCACAGCCAATGAAGAAATCATTGAAGTCCTTTTGTCAAAACAACAACTTTTGCCAGCCCTGAGGTACATTTGACCACTGCAACAGTGTTTATGCTGATGAGAAAAGCTTTAATTGGCATGCACACCATACATCCTTATATTTCAGTTTATGgagcaaaaaaaataataattcaacacCAAATTCAAGAAACCTtgttgatcaaatgtcattatatcattcatagaaaaatgtttaatttggaAATCCAAAATGTTGACAGTAATGTAAACTCCTTATTACACATGAGGAATTACTCAAAATCACCTGCGTAAAATCATGAGAAACTTTCCTTGTAGATTCTAAAatctctcatttttttttattgaatgataTTAGGAATCATTTCAGAAGTTCAGCatttgcaattttcatgttcTAATTATTAGATACAAATGACAGGattgcaaaattattgattgTAATTAAGAAACTAATTTACATTGTAAGCATATGCATGTATGGGAGACTAGCTGAAAACTACTACTTACATGTGTTGAGTGTTAATGAGTGTACCATATTTTGTAGATTCATACGCAGTGTCAATATTGTGGATGCCGTTTCCTCACGGAAGTTCTTGGAGGCGGCCATGAACACAGATGATGCCATGTTATTTTATACTGTCTTTAAGTTCTTTGAACAAAGAAATGTCAAAATTAGAGGAAATCCTAGATTTCAGCGAGGTACATTTacttatataaaaattttaacatcaATACTGGTAATTTAAATGATCTGACGGttgagttcataattctttatcaatatatttttttttagggggcAGCAAGTTTTAAGAAAAGATCTATCTTAAGttgtgtggggtttttttaaacagaaaaataatgttataaaatctataattatttttttaaatatccaaATACAAAATCTAAAAAAGTAGTTCACTATTAGGAGTATTATTTAACAATGATACTATTTAAAGGAAAGGGAAACTGCTATTGCTTGCTTCAAGACcaagattttactctttacAGACTCTACATGGATAATGATTTGCccctattttttcttttaacttaaaattcatattcatgtattgtgcagatttttttactgttttatatGTGTATTAGTCAAACAACTTGACTTATGTTACAGGAGAACACTGTGAGATGTATGTGAAGCATTTTGAGGGATTGTTTGGAACAGATGCCTTAGCAGAAATGGTCGCAGCAAGCTGATGACTTTTGAATACTCAAATGCAAGAACTAGTTcaggaacatttttttaagtaaaagaataaattttacaggatacatgtgtatatgtaGCCATCAAGCTCAGCAATGACTGATATGTTAACAATTTTGTACTCAATACAAGCTTGAGATCatctttttacaattattttataaaataatgtagTCTTTTATATATTGTGATGTTTTAAGACTTGCTTTTGATGAAATAACCATCTATACATGTACCGAAATTGCTTTTTTATCACTCcaaatttttttagttttgcaaTTTGTACTTTGATCCTTCTTAACTTTGAAAATGAGTGAAGATTTGTGAAACTAAAAATTCATGTGCTGTGAAGTTGTACAGATTCACAATGTTTCCATGTTTCGCTCCTAAATACCAAATACGGATAGTAAATTTGTGCATATACAGTACATGGTGTTGCTGGGGGCGTAATCCTTATCTCTTTTTAACATCAAACAAATATAATAgacaaatgattgttttaaaattttaatttatagtaTAAaccaataaatttttttatcaacaatgaACATTTCTTGACTTGTTTCATTCACGACTCttttttacagtttaatcaatACATCATTACACATAAAATACATCTGTCATCGCTCATTTCATACAAAATCATGGTTAAAAACTTTCTTGAAAAGTTGgcacaaaacaatatatatggACAGACTACCAGTAGAATGAGTTGGTGATAAAGGTTGCTGCAGAGCTAAGCCAGCCGGATTTGTTATCATCCTTCTTGATCCGGGCGACAGAGTGGCTGTTTGCTTTCGGACTGTCCGGATCTTCTGGGAGGTAGTCGGGGAGAGTTGTGTTCTCTTTGTCCATATCCTGGGGATTGGCACCAAATGACACTAATACCTTCACAAAAGAGAAGGAAAAATGACTTGTAATGAATATGGCTCTTGGTTTTAGGACTGTGTGCTACAGTATTTTTGGGGGGCATATGCCGATGCGGGGCAAAGGCAGAATTGCTCATTTTCAGACAAAATTCAGGGAAAATCCTTAGACTAGTCGAACTGGGGGATAAGCCGATTTTCAATTGATGATTACCGGGtactatagtgaaagtatgaccgcTGATTAAAGAAGTCATGGTATTAAGTATATATACTTTCTGGATATCAATGTAGAAAGTTTAAAgagtaattaaaattattaatgtatgtacagtatgtacatgtttaagtaAATACAGGAAGAGCAAGGAAAGATGATAAAAAACTTACTTCTGCTCCATATTCGTCTTTGACAACCTGTTGAGCTGTCATTGTCATGGACTTGGCTACAGCCTGCACTACAGTCTGTAAAAGaataaaacatatatgtattatacCTATATTGTATATCCttgtatataatacatgtataaggtagAATTGAGTGAAAACATTCACAATTATGTGAACATTGTAAATGTTAATTATGCTGGATAGTAGACATTGCTAAAGCTGCAATTCCATCTGTCAAGATACAGAAAACAGgacaaaaaatttcaaaatacctCTGGTTTAATATCTGGTTTGACTCGCAGAAAGCATCGTTTCTTGTTCATGTCAAAGGTCACACTTATTACTCCTTTAACTTGTAAGACAAGTCGCATCAAAACGTCCCGATCTGTCTGCCAATAAAAGAAAACACCCACAGTAAATGATCCATTTACAATATTAACATGACTTGCGTTGCATATATATCCTGACAGACTTTGCTGTTTTATAAGGCTATATACCTTGTCCAGAAGACCCCTGATCTGTAGTGTAATGTGTCTTGTCCTGTGACCTTGGAGGCTTTTGTTTTTGCAAGCACTGTTTTTTCTGTGgattgaccaaaaaaaaaatccttttaaataaTAAGGACAAAAGTAAACAACGacttaatttgtatttaactatttgtattttttttaactacccGTAGTAGGTCTGTACAAAGTATGTCTTTATAGATGTTggagatgtacatgtaactttacTTGTTTACATGGATATGTTAATTTTCAATGCTAGGACATTTGaattatgaaacaaacaactcTTAGAATTTCCCCCCTTTTCCATCCCCcaacaaaatgttataaatgATGGTCTACCAGTTAGGTATGGCACAAAACATTGCAAGGAAGAGGAGACAGCATACCTGGAATTGGGCACGGAGTTGCTGGTATCTTTGAGTGGCGTCTGAGGTTCGCTGGTTTCTGTTATCATCACATATAGCTTCTCCGCAAGATTGTGAACCCTTGCATCACACTTTTTTTGACTGCAATGATTAAATAACATTCATGAtggtaaaacaaataaaaactgcATTATTTCTCCACAGAAAAACAATTCTAAATGTCTTTCTTTTTGCAAATTTTCTTAGTTTTAAGATATTTTcactaaaaaaataataaatgtttttattaatttattgataatcTTAGTACAACTTGTAGGTTTATAAATCTCTAGTCACCTGTTGATAATTGTCTCTAGCTGTTCCATCATTCCAATGAAATCTCTCAGAACTCTTCTGTGATCATTTGTGTCGGCCATCAAAATCAAggtctaaaaaaaaacccatgaaaattcatttgaatccaatggttcatttattaattttgatgcaAATTGTGTACATGAagatataaaatgatacaacATTTGTGcagtaaaatcattttaatttcttgtttatACTAAAATGTGTTTTCATTTAGCAAAATTTAAGGTTTCCAGGGTagttattatttaatataagcCTGGATTACTACGCAGTGGATAATCAATATTACCTCTAGAGCTGAGATGACTATTTTTGGATCTGGATTGGACAACACCATAATGAGCCCTCCCATGCAAGTAGCATCCTGCAAATagtaaaatcaaattatttacgAGATGTATTTTTAGAGTGAGCTTTAGTTCAATCTGTTTTCATGAAACTTAGCCAAAGATGAGGAAGATATGATTAAGACTTTTAAAAGAGTTGAAAGAACAGGCAGACTGACTGCAGAGAGAATAATTTGCAGAGTCAGAAAGGCCCTTATAATCAGCTATATAGTGTCTATAATGATGAATACTTTGAAAGCATAGGTGCTCGGGCCCCACCTAATTTTGTAAATGACAAACGATATCTGTAATCTACATGTCTACTCTCTATGCTATAGtagggtgatttcaccatgcatcggacacctttggattttttcctttgttcacgcatcaaatatcgtccaaatataaataaaacttgttttaaaaattacaggTTTTCCTCTTGCTTaattattggagaaaaaattgtaaaattgttaaaaatgtagaaaataaagcaaattaacGAAGCgttgaactatttcaccatggatcggacaatatttaccaagcatcggaCAGTTATAGCAGTGCagtagatattaaaaaaaaaacattttctggttttaatgcaaaaatacaaaggttcggaaatattaatttattcaattgttattcatatttcttttaatgtaaatcctcaaatctacatataggaatttagactagtgcttctgtttaaaggaatatttatgataaagggttctttatcgtgccagctcctACAGGAACATTGGCCTAAAAAGGGTGTGTCCGTAAAATTCGATTTTTAAGTGGTTTgaggaaaatgtttgtatcaattatttttgaaatttttattttacttcacatttaaagtatatcacaagGAATGGGCACATAATCTCCATAtattattagaagaaatcatgcagtgaaaactgtccgatgcatggttaatttgtgtccgatccatggtgaaatgaacatatggtgcaataatgaccttgacattaattgttcaaatttcttggacttattttaatcaaattttgttt
Coding sequences within it:
- the LOC128166461 gene encoding regulator of MON1-CCZ1 complex-like, yielding MADEEGSFYIELCKNPIRFDPVDKVTNVFYDDANKQVFTVRSGGAVGVVVKGPSEKDTITFRMESRGDVSSIKFSPDRRILAVQRSPKSVEFVNFNEDMTTDQLEYSQTCKGKSTIVSGFVWTSPNEIVFITDHGIEFYQITPERRTLKCLKTINISVCWFVWLMESSCLLLASGTQGNQLNPFFFRPSIITKLTKFEVDLPSHQKSTKQPLLERDVSMANIYGQLYVIVLRHQPRPGSVGAEIVLYQIHRDVAARKTDIMRLELSGRFAINVVNNLIVVHHQASRTSVIFDINLDGESDGFVRYHHPVVSPLPIRPFRLMLPSLGIQGGQTKMEYNCELYSANWVVFQPNVIIDAKLGCSWYVELKLEPIVTMIPDKHVLAKFLLARDDSKRVILNVCRSMLSSESQATLSTISKVLDMLNKVYQDYLNSEIHVLAGDPPSKPDPAMKVVIDQSDMYTHVFSVFEDNKSIKYKFMVAVLIEYIRSLSENNITVQHYLYELIINILVHNNCFYQLHQFLQYHVLQDSKPLACLMLSLESVYPPAHQLALDMLKRLSTANEEIIEVLLSKQQLLPALRFIRSVNIVDAVSSRKFLEAAMNTDDAMLFYTVFKFFEQRNVKIRGNPRFQRGEHCEMYVKHFEGLFGTDALAEMVAAS
- the LOC128166462 gene encoding armadillo repeat-containing protein 1-like: MASADTVLVMKGMAADPLKRKLLLKDATCMGGLIMVLSNPDPKIVISALETLILMADTNDHRRVLRDFIGMMEQLETIINSQKKCDARVHNLAEKLYVMITETSEPQTPLKDTSNSVPNSRKNSACKNKSLQGHRTRHITLQIRGLLDKTDRDVLMRLVLQVKGVISVTFDMNKKRCFLRVKPDIKPETVVQAVAKSMTMTAQQVVKDEYGAEVLVSFGANPQDMDKENTTLPDYLPEDPDSPKANSHSVARIKKDDNKSGWLSSAATFITNSFYW